The Thalassoroseus pseudoceratinae genome has a segment encoding these proteins:
- a CDS encoding Ppx/GppA phosphatase family protein, whose translation MEGIQPRADASNRPNPSVNNPIHPVAVIDVGTSSIRMAIAELHADGQYRTLETLSQSVSLGKDTFSRGRIARSTIEDAVRVLRSYRKLLREYGIERSDQIRVVATSAVREADNRLAFLDRVYSATGLDVQALDEAEVNRITYLGVQPLLKSRPELAAARAVIMEIGGGSTEILVVHRGDVLYSHTFRLGSLRLRKMLDSHNETRSQERQIMRTQIGLTIEEIIRNVPAAEGPTDQGLELIALGGDVRYAASQATAPSTPQEIEEVPLAHLEKLANNTLDRSVDELVRSDHLSVPDAESLGPSLLGYVLLAQRLQLNHVLVCDANLRDGLLQDMAARDAWMDDYHEQVIRSAVSFGRKLEFDEDHALHVANLTRHLFEQLEKEHELPPRYGLILYLAALLHEIGFFIGTRGYHKHTYYLIINSELFGMSKHDLQLVATVARYHRRSSPKPTHEMYMRQSRENRIAISQMAAMLRVAIALGRSRSRRVRELQCSNERNRIVITVPHVEELAMEQLALKQSGSLFEEIFGKPPMLRTESLPQA comes from the coding sequence ATGGAAGGCATCCAACCGCGTGCCGACGCGTCGAATCGGCCCAATCCGTCAGTGAACAACCCCATCCATCCGGTGGCAGTGATTGACGTAGGCACGAGTTCCATTCGGATGGCCATCGCCGAGCTTCACGCCGACGGGCAGTACCGCACACTTGAGACCCTCTCACAATCGGTGAGTCTCGGGAAAGATACATTCTCACGCGGACGCATCGCCCGTTCGACCATCGAAGACGCTGTGCGTGTTCTCCGAAGCTATCGGAAACTTCTCCGAGAATACGGAATCGAACGCAGCGACCAAATCCGTGTGGTTGCCACGAGTGCAGTTCGCGAGGCAGACAACCGATTGGCCTTTCTGGACCGAGTCTACAGTGCGACTGGTCTGGATGTTCAAGCGCTCGACGAAGCGGAAGTCAATCGGATCACCTATCTCGGCGTGCAACCGCTGCTCAAATCGCGACCGGAATTAGCCGCCGCCCGGGCGGTGATTATGGAGATCGGTGGCGGAAGTACCGAAATCCTCGTGGTGCACCGTGGTGATGTGCTTTACTCGCACACATTTCGACTGGGTTCGCTTCGGCTTCGGAAAATGTTGGACTCGCACAACGAAACGAGAAGCCAAGAGCGTCAAATCATGCGGACGCAAATTGGTCTGACGATCGAAGAAATCATTCGCAATGTCCCCGCTGCCGAGGGCCCCACGGACCAGGGTCTTGAGTTAATCGCGTTGGGCGGTGATGTTCGTTATGCCGCCTCGCAAGCAACGGCACCGTCCACACCGCAAGAGATCGAAGAAGTTCCGTTGGCTCACCTCGAAAAGCTTGCGAACAATACCCTCGATCGATCCGTTGACGAACTCGTCCGCAGCGACCATCTCTCCGTGCCCGACGCGGAAAGTTTAGGGCCTTCGCTTCTAGGTTACGTCTTGCTAGCACAGCGATTGCAGTTAAATCATGTGTTGGTGTGTGATGCCAATCTTCGCGACGGCTTGCTTCAAGATATGGCCGCTCGCGACGCGTGGATGGACGACTATCACGAGCAAGTCATCCGATCGGCCGTCAGTTTTGGTCGCAAACTGGAGTTTGACGAAGATCACGCACTCCATGTTGCCAACCTCACGCGGCATCTGTTTGAACAACTCGAGAAGGAACACGAACTTCCTCCACGATATGGTTTGATTTTGTACTTGGCGGCGTTGCTCCACGAGATCGGTTTTTTCATCGGGACTCGCGGCTATCACAAGCACACCTACTACCTGATCATCAACAGCGAACTGTTCGGGATGAGCAAGCATGATTTGCAACTCGTCGCGACGGTCGCCCGATACCATCGACGATCATCCCCGAAACCGACTCACGAAATGTACATGCGGCAGTCGCGGGAAAATCGCATTGCCATCAGTCAAATGGCGGCGATGTTGCGAGTGGCAATTGCGTTAGGGCGGTCGCGGAGTCGGCGAGTGCGGGAACTTCAGTGCTCGAATGAACGAAATCGCATCGTGATTACCGTCCCCCACGTCGAGGAACTGGCGATGGAGCAACTTGCACTCAAGCAGAGTGGCTCGTTGTTCGAAGAAATCTTCGGAAAGCCGCCGATGCTCCGCACCGAATCGCTGCCGCAAGCGTAA